One Hordeum vulgare subsp. vulgare chromosome 4H, MorexV3_pseudomolecules_assembly, whole genome shotgun sequence DNA window includes the following coding sequences:
- the LOC123446167 gene encoding expansin-A24-like, with protein MAPVRVVAVVLLAVGCVLLSVAADSAASPSPQPIVWQKAHATFYGGADASDTMGGACGYGNLFSEGYGTRTAALSTVLFNDGAACGQCYKIACDRKRADPLFCKPGVTVTVTATNFCPPNDALPNDNGGWCNPPRPHFDMAQPAWEKIGVYRGGIIPVMYQRVPCVKRGGVRFRINGHDYFNLVLVSNVAAAGSIKSMDVKSSDSDGWMPMARNWGANWHSLANLSGKTLSFRLTNTDGHTLVFDDVVPRGWNFGQSFPSKLQFK; from the exons ATGGCTCCAGTTCGAGTTGTTGCGGTGGTGCTGCTGGCGGTCGGCTGCGTGCTGCTGTCAGTGGCCGCGGACAGCGCAGCCTCGCCATCCCCGCAGCCGATCGTCTGGCAGAAGGCGCATGCCACGTTCTACGGCGGCGCTGACGCCTCCGACACCATGG GTGGCGCGTGCGGGTACGGCAACCTGTTCTCGGAAGGGTACGGGACGCGCACGGCGGCGCTGAGCACTGTGTTGTTCAACGACGGTGCCGCGTGTGGGCAGTGCTACAAGATTGCATGCGACCGCAAGCGAGCGGATCCGTTGTTTTGCAAGCCCGGCGTTACGGTCACCGTCACAGCCACGAATTTCTGCCCGCCCAACGACGCCCTCCCTAATGACAACGGTGGGTGGTGCAACCCCCCTCGGCCGCACTTCGACATGGCCCAGCCCGCTTGGGAAAAGATCGGCGTTTACCGAGGTGGCATCATCCCTGTCATGTACCAAAG AGTTCCTTGCGTGAAGCGGGGTGGCGTGCGATTTAGAATCAACGGCCATGattattttaatcttgtgcttgtGAGCAACGTTGCTGCAGCCGGCTCAATCAAGTCCATGGATGTCAAGAGCTCCGATTCCGATGGTTGGATGCCGATGGCACGCAACTGGGGTGCGAACTGGCACTCGTTGGCAAACCTCTCTGGCAAGACGCTCTCCTTCAGACTAACCAACACCGATGGACATACCTTAGTGTTCGACGATGTTGTGCCAAGGGGATGGAACTTTGGGCAATCATTCCCTAGCAAATTACAGTTCAAGTGA